The following is a genomic window from Antechinus flavipes isolate AdamAnt ecotype Samford, QLD, Australia chromosome 3, AdamAnt_v2, whole genome shotgun sequence.
TGAGCACTtaaattccataatttttttaaaatcggTTGTATACTTCATTTTCCCTCTTAGAGATGTAAATATAGATctacttcagttcaaatccttcaGTTGACTTGAACATGGAAAGTGAAAGAATCAGATGCTTCATGTCAAATAATAGTGACAGCATAAACTGATGAATTAGTAGGAATTTAGAGTACAAGTGGGGTTTTCAGCCCAAAAGTAAACAGACATTGGTCCTAATAAGTGTCACACTAATCTGTATGTAATTTGCTCTGAGATGATAGTGGTTACCGTGACCAGTAAacctcttagattttttttttcagaaaactcCTTTCAAAGTCTATATCTATGGCTTATTGTTAGCCACATTTTAACTATGTAAGAATTTTTGACCAAGTCAACTGCCTTACTGAAGGTTATATAGTTAATAAGTTACAGCTCAAACATTTGAGCTTACATCTTCAGCTTTCAAGAATAAGCCTCTTTTCATTACATTCCCTCTCCCTGTCATGCTTAGGGGATTCAGATTACTTTATGCTAGAGGAGAATGACTTCATTGAACCATTAACTGGACCTGTGCCCTGCCTCATCCATTAAACTGGTTTTACAGTATAATAGATTTATATTTAGAAGGGGGCTCAAAATTTGTATACTTGAACCTCTTAGAGTTGCCTAAAGATTGGAATTATTTCTCCTACCCAGATTTGGGAGTCTCTCTCTTTAGTTTTTTGCCTCTACCAGAAGGCTGAAAAAGCACCTTTTTAATCTATGATATTAACTGCATGCCAATTGTACCCACTTTACCACTAACACCATCCTTACCACCACTACCAAAGAAACCACCAAAGAATCTCTAGGATTATAACTACTCTCTGGCCAAATCACCCCTGATCCTTTCTTCTTAGCATTTTGATCAATGCCTCCCTGATATGCTTGGACTTGACACTGTAAATAATAGGATTGAGAACAGGAGGCACAATCAAATAGACATAAGCAACAAGGGCATGTACAATGGGAGGTGCATGCCTACCAAAGCGATGGATCATGGACACTCCAATTACTGGAATATAGAAGACCAAAACAGCCAGAATGTGGGAAACACAGGTATTGAGAGCTCTCATACGTTCTCGGGGAGAGGCCAAACCCATTACTGTATGTAAGATGAGTCCATAGGAAAGAACAATTAGCAAGGAATCAATACCCACTGTAGATAGCACTACATAGAGCCCATATAGGATATTGACAGTGATATCAGCACAAGCCCGCTTCATAACATCTGCATGAAAACAGAATGAATGGGACAGAAGGTTTTTTCTAGGGCAGAAGTTCAGTCTCTTCAGTAAGAAGGGGACAGGAAAGAGTGAAACAGTAGCACGAACCACAATAGCCATTCCAATCCTTCCAATGACACTGTTGGTAAGAACAGAGGCATAGCGCAATGGGTTTGAGATGGCCACAAATCGGTCAAAGGACATAGCCAGTAGCACTGAAGACTCCACAACAgaaaaggaatggaggaaaaacATCTGGATCAAGCAGGCATCAAAGGCTATGGGACGATAGTCAAACCAGAGCACACCTAAGGTTGTGGGTAGTGTGCACATAGTAAGACCCAGATCAGTAAGAGCCAACATGGAAAGGAAATAATACATGGGTTGGTGCAGACTGGGAGTTCTCCTCACAGCTAGCAGGATCAGGAAATTTCCTGTAAGAGCCATGGtataaatggaagagaaagggatggagacCCATCCATGAACAGCTTCCAGACCTGGAATGCCAATCAGTAGAAAAGCAGATGGCTGGAAGAAGGAGCTGTTGTCATGGGAATGAGGAAGGGACATTCTTGTAGGCTCTAAAAGATCACACACAGACCTTAAAAGATCACACTTCCTCAATCTGTCCAGACAGATCtagaaaggagataaaataaaaatccatttttttcttccatagaaATGTAGAAAGTGCCCTAAATGTGTTCCTCAGACTACAAATATTGAAATGTAGACTCCCTTAGAGTTAGAAGACACTATTAAGGGACCTCTCAATAGAATAGCTATCTCCATCATGAATCTTGGAGCTGTTATTTGATTAAGATAGGTACCCTAAGCTAGAATTAGAAaccaacaaagaaaaatgtttcaagATGAAATTGGACAAATTTGAGAACAAAAAATGTCTGATGGTCTCCCAAGGGAAGCTTGCAGGGTTTAGTTAACATCAAAGAAGGAAATTATGTAATAGAACAAGCCAGTTTAGAGCTTTTGCCAGATTAGACTCTGTCTAGGCACTAGGGAGACAGATTTGGGATTGACTAAAGTGGGAAGTGGTGGGGTGAGGGGAATGATTGTTTCTAGTGAGCTTCAACCCAAGGTTTGATTCAGAGTAAAAGGATTTCTAAAGCTATCAtgcttcattttcttcctgtTATTATTGGGCTTAGGTTgactaggagaaaaggaaaacccTAAGTAATAGTAACCCATGTTAGCATAACACTTTAAGGTTGAAGTAGAGTatatacattatctttttttgattCTAAGGACATTGACAATAAAGAGGCATAGTTATCATggctattttgcagatgaagaaactgagaaattaagttAATTATTACAGTCACTTAGATAGTAAATCTTTGAGGTGAGAATCAAATACAAGCTTTGCTACTTCCAATTCTAGTGCTCTACTCAATGTTTCACACCTCCTTTTAGAAGACAAGATATAGAACTTCTTTTCCTCCATCTCCTTCCTCAATTATCTTTCCCTATGATAGGATAACTTATGTACTGATAGGAATCAAGAAGTGATGGAGTTATTTTAATAATGGACTTAACAGGAAAATAAGATGCACAACAACTATaataatgcaaatggaaagaGCAATTATAAAACAGTGAAATGTAATGTTACCAGAATGATATGGAGCAAATTTGATTCCAAAGAAGAGATACTTTCCCTGTTCCTTTGAAGAAATGGTTGTTAATAGATGTAGGACATTAcatgaatcaattttttttttctgatgtgttAACtgactttttaataaatttttcttcttatgcctttctctttaaaaatatataagggatttgttataagggatgactcttaaggagaatgggaaagatacaaagggaaatgCAACTTTGATGTAAGGGCAAAAGATaccagtaaaatttatttttaaggaaaatatatgCCTTTACCTACCTTTGGGTTTCTTCTCTGAAAGGATTCtcacctttgtttttcttttctctctctaccctATACTCTAGTTCAGGATCTTTGCCTTTTGGCATCATTGTCTATATGACAAGTTTCATTTTCCAGTCCATCACGCATATGCTGCCAGTGTAATCTTCTGAACTCCTTCGATCTTCATAAAAATCTCAAGTGGATCAGATTGacaatcaaataaaatacatatcaAAGTTTTATTCTGAGATTTTAGAACCTTTATAATCTAGTCTTATccttcttctctagcttattcattttattttccagcaATAATTGATATGTATTAACACAGagtatttttctagttctaaggggtcacaaaaaaggaaaatgatttcaaGATTACGTtctaatttttgtatatttttatttttgcacttTTGGCCATGAAATTTCTTAAAGATatatttccctcttctctcttccatatCAATCctcaaaaacaaatgaacaaaaaacaaagaacctgatttctaattcattttcacCAGGAATCTTCTCTAATCATTCTTGACCATTTCCAGTTTCACTGTATCCTGTCTGCACTTATCCCCGTATTTAGTGTTAGTTATTTATGTTTACATTTATTCACAAATTTTaattattgtgttttatttttttcttcattttcaaatgtgCAGCTATGTTTTCCCATAGTTACGAACCTAGGACTTACAGAAGATGATAATCAGTTTCCAGGTTGGGGAGTGTCCTGTTGTCTCACTTTTCTCCATTCTTATACCTCCCCAGTCACCAAAACTGGGTTAAAAATGTCTTAAAAGCTAACCAAGATTTAATTCTCCTAAATCAAGGAGAGCCCTGGGGCCTGAATTTTTGTATGACCTAAAATTTTGCCTTAGTCCCTCATTTCAATTCATTCTCCATCTGGGAATTTCCCATGACTTACAAAAGGCAGGTAATTTTAATGACTATTTCTTCCTCCTAtactttttccttctatcttctccTAAGTACAGTGGGTAGAGGGAAATAAGCTGAAAGAAGGAAGATTATAAAGGTGACCCCGGGTAATttatattaagaaatatataaaaggtAATTCTCACTTCAAAATGTGTATAGTTATACTGAATTGATACCTAGTCAAGTCTTGTATTTGAGCAGAGACATCTTACTCATCTGAATGTAGCCTTAGACAAATAACATAATGCTTTCGATTCttattttctaatctataaaatggctTGCTAATAATAAATATCTACATAGATTATTGTTAAAATCTAATGAGAAAGCAGATATGAGAGTACCATACAAAATTTATCTCTTTGTATTATATGTTGTCATTAGTATTGGTGTAACTCTCTCCCTCATTTCCTGCTCTTCCTGCTTGTACACATACTCCAGTTTTATAGTCACAGTAGTTCAAATGTAGGTATGAAGTAGAATGAAGAGGAGAAGTGAAGGTTAAGCAAAgttgggaggagaaaaaggaagatggaagaaaaaggaagagataaatatTTAGTAGGACATTATTACCTTTGGTCCaaggtaagaaagaaataaaaatatttaaaagactatatttctttctttattcttctgcTTCTACCACAAAAGAGACATTCCACACTTCATTTTTACTAGTCAAATTTAGCAGGACAACTGGAGAGAGAGGGTCACATCTGGTAGGTTGAGAAGGGAAAAGACCATTAAGGAAAGAAGtgaacacacctgtcagattggctaagatgacaggaaaaaataatgatgaatgttggaggggatgcgggaaaactgggacactgatgcattgttggtggagttgtgaacgaatccaaccattctagagagcaatctggaattgtgcccaaaaagttatcaaattgtgcataccctttgatccagcaatgctactagtgggcttatatcccaaagagatactaaaaaagggaaagggacctgtatgtgccaaaatgtttgtggcagccctgtttgtagtggatagaaactggaaaatgaatggatgcccatcaattggagaatggctgggtaaattgtggtatatgaatgttatggaatattattgttctgtaagaaatgacctacaggatgaatacagagaggactgatgagacttacatgaattgatgctaagtgaaatgagcagaaccaggagatcattatacatttcaacaacgatattgtatgaggatgtattctgatggaagtggatttctttgacaaagagacctctTTGTCTCttcaaatttagtttcaattgataaatgatggacagaagcagctatacccaaagaaaaaacactgggaaacgaatgtgaactatctgcacttttgtttttcttcccgggttatttttaccttctgaatccaattctccctgtgcaacaagagaactgttcagttctgcaaacacatattgtatctaggatatactgcaacatatctaacatatataggactgcttgccatctaggggagggaatggagcggggggaggggaaaaatcggaacagaaatgagtgcaagggataatgttgtaaaaaaattaccctggcatggattctgtcaatataaagttattattaaataaaataaaataaaatattaaaaaaaaggaaagaagtgggAGGAAATGTGTAAGAATAGatcaaaaaaagatattaaggagaaagaaaaggtttgattttag
Proteins encoded in this region:
- the LOC127555285 gene encoding olfactory receptor 51I2-like; translated protein: MSLPHSHDNSSFFQPSAFLLIGIPGLEAVHGWVSIPFSSIYTMALTGNFLILLAVRRTPSLHQPMYYFLSMLALTDLGLTMCTLPTTLGVLWFDYRPIAFDACLIQMFFLHSFSVVESSVLLAMSFDRFVAISNPLRYASVLTNSVIGRIGMAIVVRATVSLFPVPFLLKRLNFCPRKNLLSHSFCFHADVMKRACADITVNILYGLYVVLSTVGIDSLLIVLSYGLILHTVMGLASPRERMRALNTCVSHILAVLVFYIPVIGVSMIHRFGRHAPPIVHALVAYVYLIVPPVLNPIIYSVKSKHIREALIKMLRRKDQG